CGGCGGGATGCTGCATCTGTGCGGTCCGATCGCGCGCGCCCTCGCCCCGGCGGTGGGCCTGCTCGGACCCGCACAGGACGCATCGGCGACGGCAGGAGGGGAGCCGGACAGGGAGCGTCCGCACCTGGTCCCGGTGCCCTCGCGCCGCGCGGCCCGGCTGCGCCGCGGGGAGGACCACACCGCCGAGCTGGTGCGGGCGCTGCAGCGCGAAGGGGCCGGTCATGCGCTGCTCCTCCCTGCCGCGCCCACCACCGCTCAGGAGGGACGGGGAGCCCGGGCCCGGCGCCTGCGGCGCATCCGGCTGCAGGGGCGCGCGGTCCGCGACGCCGGTCGCCGGCGTCTCCGGGTGGTCATCGTCGACGACGTCGTCACCACCGGCTCCACGCTGCGGGGCATGCACGAGGCGCTGACCGCTCAGGGGATCGAGGTGCTCGGAGCGGTCGTCGTCGCCTCCGCGCGCCTGCCGCGCGACCCCTCGGCGACCACCGGAGTGAACAGCAGATGACCCGGCCGTCTCTTCAGGACCGACGGACAGGAAACATGGAGAGAAACGTGGCATGCTGTTGCTCTCGCCACATCGGGCGAGACCCCCTCGATCAGGAGGTGCGCACCCCAGCCGAAGAGCCATCGCGGCCGGGCTCCGAGCGGCCGCACCCGGATAGGAGGAGAACCCACTCATGGAGATCAATGTCGTCGGACGCCATATGGACGTCCCGGACCGTTTCCGTCGCCATCTGACCGACAAGCTCGACAAGGTCACCCAGTTCGCCCCCGCGGCGCTTCGCGTCGACGTGGAGATCTCGCAGGAGAAGAACCCGCGACAGGCCGAGCTCAGCGACCGGGTCGAGCTCACCGTCCACGAGAACGGCGCGGTCATCCGCTCCGAGGCCCGGGCGGACGACCTCTACGGCGCGCTGGACATCGCCTACGGCAAGCTCCTCGAACGACTCCGTCGCGCCCGCGACCGTCGCAAGGACCATCGTCGCGGCCGCGACCGCGCGCACCAGGGCACCGGTGCCAGCCTCCGCACCATGCCCGCGGACCAGGAGCTCCCCGAGCCGCTGCAGGCCGCCGAGGCGGTGGCCGAGCCCGACGAGACGACCGCGCCCGCTGACGACCTCCGCGGCGACGAGGCGGATCTCGCCGAGGCCGGCAGCCCGGTCGTGATCCGCGAGAAGAAGCACCCCGCCAAGCCCATGAGCGTCGACGACGCGCTCTACCAGATGGAGCTGGTGGGTCACGACTTCTTCCTCTTCGTCGATGCCGAGTCCGGCAACCCCAAGGTGGTCTACCGCCGCAAGGGCTGGAGCTACGGCGTGATCGAGCTCGACGGGGAGCAGAAGGCCTCTTGAGCCCTGCCGCCCGAGGACGGGCGGGGGCGCGCACCACGGCACGTCTCCGCCCGTCCTCGCGTGTGCGCACGCCCCGGCAGGACGCAGGGGACCGTCGCGCATGACCGAGGATCCCCGAGGGAACCGGACGCTGAGCTGGACCGCAGCGCGACGCACCGCCCTGCGGGCCCAGGGCATCGGCGGCTCCCGCCGCACGGAGGCACCGGACACCGCCACCAGCCGCCGCGCCCTGGTGCGCACCCTCGAGCGCACCCACCTTCTGCAGATCGACTCGGTGAGCGTCTTCGCCCGCGCCCACCACCTGCCCGTCTACACCCGGCACGGGCGGTGGGACCCGGCCGCGCTGGACCGCGCCTCCCGCCCCGGGCGCTCCCGCCTGGTCAGCGAGAGCTTCGCCCACGAGGCCGCCTTCGTGACCGACGAGGTGCAGCACCTGCTCCACTTCCGCCGCCGCACCGTCTCCGAGCGCGACTGGGGAGCGCTGCGCGAGGTCGCCGTCTCCTCCCCGCACCTGTTTCCCCGCATCCACGAGGCGCTCGCCGAGATCGGGCCCGCCGGCGCCGCCGCGATCTCGCGCCACCTCGGCGACACCGAGCGACCCGACGGCTGGGGCTGGCGGCGCACCCGCACCCAGTGGGCGGTCGAGTACCTGTTCCGCACCGGCGCCCTGGACTGCGTGGGCCGCAGCGCGCAGTTCGAGCGGCTCTACGTCTCCGCCGCCTCCGAGGCAGGCGTGGGGGAGGGGGCGGGCCCGCCGGCCGACGCACCGACGGAGGAGGAGTCGATCGCGGCGCTGACGGCGCTGGCCCTGCGCGCG
This genomic interval from Brachybacterium aquaticum contains the following:
- a CDS encoding phosphoribosyltransferase family protein; its protein translation is MDEDAPAVDRRVAGADATGLRDRLLEVAAQTCALVAPRVCPCGREGAWLCRRCLALLHGTPQRVESVCDALLELSAARLREERSAGEVLPVGVDHTPLLPVLALGEYGGDLQRLVLAWKNGGMLHLCGPIARALAPAVGLLGPAQDASATAGGEPDRERPHLVPVPSRRAARLRRGEDHTAELVRALQREGAGHALLLPAAPTTAQEGRGARARRLRRIRLQGRAVRDAGRRRLRVVIVDDVVTTGSTLRGMHEALTAQGIEVLGAVVVASARLPRDPSATTGVNSR
- the hpf gene encoding ribosome hibernation-promoting factor, HPF/YfiA family; the protein is MEINVVGRHMDVPDRFRRHLTDKLDKVTQFAPAALRVDVEISQEKNPRQAELSDRVELTVHENGAVIRSEARADDLYGALDIAYGKLLERLRRARDRRKDHRRGRDRAHQGTGASLRTMPADQELPEPLQAAEAVAEPDETTAPADDLRGDEADLAEAGSPVVIREKKHPAKPMSVDDALYQMELVGHDFFLFVDAESGNPKVVYRRKGWSYGVIELDGEQKAS
- a CDS encoding winged helix-turn-helix domain-containing protein is translated as MTEDPRGNRTLSWTAARRTALRAQGIGGSRRTEAPDTATSRRALVRTLERTHLLQIDSVSVFARAHHLPVYTRHGRWDPAALDRASRPGRSRLVSESFAHEAAFVTDEVQHLLHFRRRTVSERDWGALREVAVSSPHLFPRIHEALAEIGPAGAAAISRHLGDTERPDGWGWRRTRTQWAVEYLFRTGALDCVGRSAQFERLYVSAASEAGVGEGAGPPADAPTEEESIAALTALALRALGIAEPATVADYFRLPVLRVRPVLEAMVARGEAREVEVAHSAGVRTMLLHPEAPGASPVRGSALVSPFDPLVFHRPRLEALFDLEYRLGIYTPAPRRTIGYYSLLFLHGDVFPALVDLGADRARSVLEVRGAFRPPLPHLPARSRPDQEQMLEALACELELAARWQGLASVEVRTGAGMRELAGPLAAVLARR